Genomic segment of Actinomycetota bacterium:
CCAGCCAGGCTGACAGGTCCGCGTCCGCGGCGCGGTACGCTGTTCTGTGACCCGTCCGCGACGGTCAAGGGTGCCGTGTCGCTCCTCGTCCTGGGGATGAACCACCGCAGCACCGACTTCTCGCTGCTCGAGCGTGTCGCCGTGCCGGCCGACGAGCTGCCCAAGGCGCTGCGGTCGCTGACCGCCCTCGAGCACGTCGTTGAAGCCACCGTGCTGTCGACCTGCAACCGGGTCGAGGTGTACGCGCACGTCAGCCGCTTCCACGACGGCCTGGCGGAGCTGCTGAGCTGGCTCGCGGGCCGGGGCGACCTGGCGGTGACCGACCTCGACGGCGTGCACTACGGCCACTACGACGAGCGCGCCGCCGAGCACCTGTTCGCGGTGGCGTCCGGCCTGGACTCGCTGGTCGTGGGCGAGCAGCAGATCGCCCTCCAGGTGCGTGAGGCCGCCAAGGCCGCCAAGGACGAGGGCGCGGCCCGCCGCGTGCTGCAGCGGTTGTTCGACCAGGCGCTGTACGTGTCGCGGCGCGTCCGCGGCGAGACCGACATCACCCAGGGCGTGGCGTCGATGGTCGACGTCGGCCTCGACGCGGCCGCCGACCGTGCAGGATCGCTCGCCGACCGCACGGTCCTGCTGGTCGGTGCGGGAACGATCGGGTCGCTGACCGCGGAACGGCTCGTCCGCGACCGGGCGGGCCGCATCCTGGTACGCAACCGCACCACCGAGCGCGCCGACCGTCTCGCCCGCCGCGTCGGCGGTGAGGTCGTCGGCGACGGCGCCCTGCGCCAGGCGCTCGCCGCGGCCGACGTCGTCGTGTGCTGCACGGGGGCGTCCGCGCACCTGCTCGACGCGGACCTCGTCGGCGGGGCGGTCGAGGGCCGTGACCGCCCGCTGGTCGTCGTCGACCTGGCCATGCCACGCAACGTCGACCCCCTCTGCGGTGACCTGGCCGGGGTGACGCTGATCGACCTGGAGACGATCCGAGAGGTGGTCGACCGTTCGGTCACCGGCGACGTCGTCG
This window contains:
- a CDS encoding glutamyl-tRNA reductase, whose product is MSLLVLGMNHRSTDFSLLERVAVPADELPKALRSLTALEHVVEATVLSTCNRVEVYAHVSRFHDGLAELLSWLAGRGDLAVTDLDGVHYGHYDERAAEHLFAVASGLDSLVVGEQQIALQVREAAKAAKDEGAARRVLQRLFDQALYVSRRVRGETDITQGVASMVDVGLDAAADRAGSLADRTVLLVGAGTIGSLTAERLVRDRAGRILVRNRTTERADRLARRVGGEVVGDGALRQALAAADVVVCCTGASAHLLDADLVGGAVEGRDRPLVVVDLAMPRNVDPLCGDLAGVTLIDLETIREVVDRSVTGDVVVEATAIVADEAARFRAWLQAVRVEPTIRALRQRAEYVRTGELGRLSSRLAGLDDRQREAVEALTHGIVNTLLHDPTVRLKALADRGGAEHYAIALRDLFDLDE